Proteins encoded within one genomic window of Amycolatopsis nigrescens CSC17Ta-90:
- a CDS encoding DUF1707 SHOCT-like domain-containing protein, with the protein MSDRPDLRLSDADREEALDALSEHVRTGRLDIDDFGDRSAKATAAKRRSELAALFADLPAPRPSVLLPTAPPPVPAPQSSGALATPWRAGFAVPIAAVLLVGLIFAASRVVFFPGFLIVPLIIAFVIFNRRRR; encoded by the coding sequence ATGAGCGACCGACCCGACCTGCGCCTCAGCGACGCCGACCGCGAAGAGGCACTCGACGCGCTCAGCGAGCACGTCCGCACCGGACGGCTGGACATCGACGACTTCGGCGACCGGTCGGCCAAGGCCACCGCGGCCAAGCGCCGCAGCGAGCTGGCGGCGCTGTTCGCGGACCTGCCGGCGCCCCGGCCGTCCGTGCTGCTACCCACCGCGCCGCCGCCGGTGCCCGCGCCGCAGTCCTCCGGCGCGCTGGCGACGCCGTGGCGGGCCGGGTTCGCCGTGCCGATCGCGGCGGTGCTCTTGGTCGGCCTGATCTTCGCCGCCAGCCGGGTGGTGTTCTTCCCCGGCTTCCTGATCGTCCCGCTCATCATCGCCTTCGTGATCTTCAACCGCCGTCGGCGCTGA
- a CDS encoding GNAT family N-acetyltransferase: MEPIEINAGDYYLRPLRADDRMDDRPALFEAFADPEFRRFEPALSLADLTQAGDYVRQRAAEWAAGRRCSWCVAEPTTGALLGEVGLKRLDLDAGKAEASIWVHPAARGRGVAVTALTAVLRFGAGALGLREVSYVHSEKNVASRAVAQRCGFRLLGPAHTRHPQLGPSMRWVIDPGEC; the protein is encoded by the coding sequence GTGGAACCCATCGAGATCAACGCCGGTGACTACTACCTGCGTCCACTCCGGGCGGACGACCGGATGGACGACCGGCCGGCGCTGTTCGAAGCCTTCGCCGATCCCGAGTTCCGGCGTTTCGAGCCCGCGCTGAGCCTGGCGGATCTGACGCAGGCCGGAGACTACGTGCGGCAGCGGGCAGCGGAATGGGCCGCCGGCCGGCGCTGCTCCTGGTGCGTGGCCGAGCCGACCACCGGCGCCCTGCTCGGCGAGGTGGGACTCAAACGGCTGGACCTGGACGCCGGCAAGGCGGAGGCCTCGATCTGGGTGCATCCGGCCGCCCGCGGCCGCGGGGTCGCGGTGACCGCGCTGACCGCCGTGCTGCGCTTCGGCGCCGGTGCGCTCGGTCTGCGCGAAGTGTCCTACGTGCACTCCGAGAAGAACGTGGCTTCACGGGCCGTGGCGCAGCGTTGCGGATTCCGCCTGCTCGGGCCGGCGCACACCCGGCATCCGCAGCTCGGGCCGAGCATGCGCTGGGTGATCGACCCCGGCGAGTGCTGA